The following proteins come from a genomic window of Diceros bicornis minor isolate mBicDic1 chromosome 4, mDicBic1.mat.cur, whole genome shotgun sequence:
- the ADAM30 gene encoding LOW QUALITY PROTEIN: disintegrin and metalloproteinase domain-containing protein 30 (The sequence of the model RefSeq protein was modified relative to this genomic sequence to represent the inferred CDS: inserted 2 bases in 1 codon), whose amino-acid sequence MRSVRTVLSKGRPLSILVLALLLLDSLGEDLIFHPEWGFDSYEITIPKKLSFLGGEQAVAKYVSYRLQVKGEKHVLHLWPKRFLLPRNLQVFSFTEEGDLLEDHPYIPGDCNYMGFVEETQDSEATLSTCMGGLRGILKIDAKHYQIEPLKDSSGFEHVVYLLKKEEEFRSQSCGSADDELEWPMTQHENMARLRDVSEAHKQKKYLELSLVFEHRRYLYSNSNLTRVINDAVLMTGIMDTYFQEFHMRILLKGLEVWTNENKMVVTFPMIQQVLGQFLIYRNKLSARLPSDWAHLYLKGEYVDYLAQSWGRVCSKAYSGSVSVFPDINVLGPATWSAHCLGHSVGMRHDDEYCQCKGKRSCIMGTGRTGFSNCSYASYFGHIQSAATCLNDIPGLGYVVKRYGNKIVEENVECDCGSREDCKKDQCCQPDCKLKHGVNCSFGLCCHNCHFCPSGYVCRKEENECDLAEYCDGTSGLCPNDTYKQDGTXSPLFRKECQSRYMQCQRIFGPDAREAPSQCYDAVNVIGDQYGNCGIIGVGEYEQCTTENAICGRLQCINVKTIPEMPEHTTIISTHLQEENLRCWGLGYHLAKVPFGLPDMGVINDGTSCGHNRICVNKTCVNSSFLEFDCLPEKCNHRGVCNNNRNCHCMYGWAPPLCEEVGYGGSIDSGPPGPLKVQVPTTVQALFIMLIRLVLFAISVILVFFKRLIGNCLKPKQEQTPLINTGVRKSKAKKVKKPKE is encoded by the exons ATGAGGTCAGTTAGAACCGTACTCTCCAAAGGCCGTCCGCTCTCGATCCTAGTCCTGGCGCTGCTCCTGCTTGATTCTCTTGGCGAGGATTTAATTTTTCACCCTGAGTGGGGGTTTGACTCGTATGAAATCACCATCCCCAAGAAGCTGAGCTTCCTGGGAGGGGAGCAGGCTGTGGCCAAATACGTGTCCTACCGCCTGCAGGTAAAAGGCGAGAAGCATGTCCTCCACCTGTGGCCTAAGAGGTTTCTATTGCCCAGAAATCTGCAGGTTTTCTCCTTCACAGAAGAGGGGGATCTGCTGGAGGATCACCCTTATATACCCGGGGACTGCAACTATATGGGCTTCGTTGAAGAAACTCAGGATTCTGAAGCTACCTTAAGTACATGCATGGGGGGTCTCCGAGGCATATTGAAAATTGATGCCAAACACTACCAAATCGAGCCCCTCAAGGACTCTTCCGGTTTTGAACATGTCGTATATCTtctgaagaaagaagaggaatttCGCAGTCAGTCCTGTGGCTCAGCTGATGATGAACTAGAATGGCCGATGACCCAGCATGAGAATATGGCTCGGCTTAGGGACGTTTCTGAAGCCCATAAGCAAAAAAAGTACCTTGAATTAAGCCTGGTCTTTGAGCATCGTAGATATTTGTACTCCAATTCCAATCTTACTCGAGTCATAAATGATGCCGTTCTTATGACTGGGATTATGGACACTTACTTTCAAGAATTCCATATGAGAATACTACTGAAAGGTCTTGAAGTatggacaaatgaaaacaaaatggtgGTTACTTTTCCAATGATACAGCAGGTTTTAGGCCAATTTCTGATATACAGAAATAAACTCAGTGCCCGGCTTCCATCAGATTGGGCACATCTATACCTTAAAGGAGAATATGTCGATTATCTTGCACAGTCCTGGGGAAGAGTGTGTAGTAAGGCATATAGTGGATCCGTAAGTGTCTTTCCAGATATAAATGTCCTTGGACCTGCCACCTGGAGTGCTCATTGCCTGGGCCATAGTGTGGGAATGCGCCATGATGATGAATACTGTCAATGTAAGGGCAAGCGTAGTTGTATCATGGGCACGGGACGAACTGGGTTTAGTAATTGTAGTTATGCAAGTTATTTTGGTCACATACAGTCAGCAGCAACGTGTCTAAATGATATCCCAGGACTAGGTTATGTGGTtaagagatatggaaacaaaattGTGGAAGAGAATGTGGAATGTGATTGTGGTTCAAGAGAGGACTGTAAAAAAGACCAGTGTTGTCAACCAGATTGTAAATTGAAACATGGTGTCAATTGTAGCTTTGGACTTTGCTGTCATAACTGTCACTTTTGTCCATCTGGGTACGTGTGTcggaaggaagaaaatgaatgtGACCTGGCAGAGTACTGCGATGGGACATCAGGTCTCTGCCCAAATGACACTTACAAGCAGGATGGAAC AAGCCCGTTGTTTAGAAAGGAGTGCCAATCCAGATATATGCAGTGCCAAAGGATTTTTGGACCTGATGCCAGGGAGGCTCCCAGTCAGTGCTATGATGCAGTTAATGTAATAGGTGATCAATATGGGAACTGTGGTATTATAGGAGTTGGTGAGTATGAACAGTGTACTACGGAAAATGCAATATGTGGCAGGCTGCAGTGTATCAATGTCAAAACCATCCCTGAAATGCCAGAGCATACTACTATCATTTCTACTCATTTGCAAGAGGAAAATCTCAGGTGCTGGGGTCTAGGCTATCATCTAGCCAAGGTCCCCTTTGGGCTACCTGACATGGGTGTGATAAATGATGGTACCTCCTGTGGTCATAATCGGATATGTGTTAATAAAACCTGTGTGAATAGCTCATTCCTGGAGTTTGACTGTTTGCCTGAGAAGTGCAACCACCGAGGTGTTTGCAACAATAACAGAAACTGCCACTGCATGTATGGCTGGGCCCCTCCATTGTGTGAGGAGGTAGGGTATGGAGGAAGCATTGACAGTGGGCCACCGGGACCGCTAAAAGTACAGGTGCCCACAACAGTTCAGGCTCTGTTCATTATGTTAATACGCCTTGTTCTCTTTGCCATCTCAGTGATTCTTGTGTTTTTCAAGCGATTGATAGGAAATTGTTTAAAACCCAAACAGGAACAAACACCACTAATTAACACTGGAGTTAGAAAATCCAAGGCAAAGAAAGTCAAGAAACCAAAAGAGTAA